From Pleuronectes platessa chromosome 17, fPlePla1.1, whole genome shotgun sequence, one genomic window encodes:
- the ccm2 gene encoding cerebral cavernous malformations protein 2 homolog isoform X1: MEDDVKKVKKPGIVSPFKRVFLKGEKGRDKKAQEKATERRALHTFPLSQPDHRIDPDILLNDYIEKEIKYLGQLTSVPGYLNPSSRTEVLQLIDNARKSHQLAGQLTSEQDAVVSLSAYNIKLVWRDGEDIILRVPIHDIAAVSYIRDDSLHLVVIKTAQESGGSPCPSSCPDLNKSQTLSSLSESGAVLVEVCCLLVLAVDNKAAAEELCLLLNQVFQIVYTESTIDFLDRAIFDGATTPTRHLSLYSDDSSSKVDVKEAFEAEGSTFPFQVPAEADGNSPTTSTPASPQTKTASEGELSTTAAELLQDYMTTLRTKLSSQEIQQFATLLHEYRNGASIHEFCINLRQLYGDSRKFLLLGLRPFIPEKDSQHFENFLETIGVKDGRGIITDSFGRYRRTVSSASDSTTNGNGAVGGSGDSVASDEGQEASEGDEWDRMITDISNDIEALGCSMDQEGVTP, translated from the exons CCTGGTATCGTGTCTCCATTCAAGAGAGTCTTCCTgaaaggagagaaggggagggacAAGAAGGCGCAGGAGAAGGCCACAGAGCGCAGGGCCCTACACACCTTTCCGCTCTCTCAGCCTGATCACCGCATCGACCCTGACATCCTGCTCAACGACTACATTGAGAAGGAGATCAAA taccTGGGGCAGCTCACATCAGTTCCAGGATACTTGAACCCATCAAGTCGCACAGAAGTGCTACAGCTCATTGATAATGCAAGG AAGTCACATCAGTTGGCGGGCCAGCTGACGTCAGAGCAAGATGCAGTGGTGAGCTTGTCGGCGTACAACATTAAGCTTGTGTGGCGCGATGGAGAGGACATCATCCTGAGGGTGCCCATCCATGATATTGCTGCTGTCTCATACATCAGAGACGACTCGTTGCACCTTGTGGTGATCAAAACAG CCCAGGAGTCGGGAGGTTCTCCCTGTCCCAGCTCGTGTCCCGATCTCAACAAGTCTCAGACCCTGAGCTCCTTATCAGAGAGTGGAGCTGTGCTTGTGGAAGTCTGCTGTCTGCTTGTGCTGGCTGTTGATAACAAG gCCGCAGCAGAGGAATTGTGTCTTTTGCTCAACCAGGTCTTCCAGATCGTTTACACAGAATCAACCATCGACTTCTTGGACCGAGCCATATTTGATGGAGCAACCACCCCGACGAGACACCTCTCTCTGTACAGCG ATGACTCTTCAAGTAAAGTCGATGTTAAAGAGGCCTTTGAAGCAGAAGGCAGCACATT TCCTTTCCAGGTCCCGGCGGAGGCAGATGGAAACTCGCCCACAACGTCCACCCCGGCATCACCTCAGACGAAGACAGCGAGTGAAGGAGAGCTCAGCAccactgctgcagagctgctgcaggactaCATGACCACA CTGCGGACAAAACTCTCATCGCAGGAGATCCAGCAATTTGCCACACTGCTGCATGAATACCGCAATGGTGCATCCATTCATGAGTTCTGCATAAACCTTCGACAACTCTACGGGGACAGCAGAAAGTTCCTCCTACTTG GCCTGCGTCCCTTCATACCAGAGAAAGACAGCCAGCACTTTGAGAACTTCCTTGAAACCATTGGTGTCAAAGACGGCCGAGGAATCATCACAGACAGCTTTGGCCGCTATCGGCGCACGGTAAGCTCCGCCTCCGATTCCACCACCAATGGCAACGGAGCAGTGGGAGGAAGCGGGGACAGCGTGGCCTCGGACGAGGGCCAGGAGGCCTCCGAGGGCGATGAATGGGACCGCATGATCACCGACATCAGTAATGACATTGAAGCCCTCGGCTGCAGTATGGACCAAGAGGGAGTGACTCCCTGA
- the ccm2 gene encoding cerebral cavernous malformations protein 2 homolog isoform X2, translating into MDYEPGIVSPFKRVFLKGEKGRDKKAQEKATERRALHTFPLSQPDHRIDPDILLNDYIEKEIKYLGQLTSVPGYLNPSSRTEVLQLIDNARKSHQLAGQLTSEQDAVVSLSAYNIKLVWRDGEDIILRVPIHDIAAVSYIRDDSLHLVVIKTAQESGGSPCPSSCPDLNKSQTLSSLSESGAVLVEVCCLLVLAVDNKAAAEELCLLLNQVFQIVYTESTIDFLDRAIFDGATTPTRHLSLYSDDSSSKVDVKEAFEAEGSTFPFQVPAEADGNSPTTSTPASPQTKTASEGELSTTAAELLQDYMTTLRTKLSSQEIQQFATLLHEYRNGASIHEFCINLRQLYGDSRKFLLLGLRPFIPEKDSQHFENFLETIGVKDGRGIITDSFGRYRRTVSSASDSTTNGNGAVGGSGDSVASDEGQEASEGDEWDRMITDISNDIEALGCSMDQEGVTP; encoded by the exons ATGGATTACGAG CCTGGTATCGTGTCTCCATTCAAGAGAGTCTTCCTgaaaggagagaaggggagggacAAGAAGGCGCAGGAGAAGGCCACAGAGCGCAGGGCCCTACACACCTTTCCGCTCTCTCAGCCTGATCACCGCATCGACCCTGACATCCTGCTCAACGACTACATTGAGAAGGAGATCAAA taccTGGGGCAGCTCACATCAGTTCCAGGATACTTGAACCCATCAAGTCGCACAGAAGTGCTACAGCTCATTGATAATGCAAGG AAGTCACATCAGTTGGCGGGCCAGCTGACGTCAGAGCAAGATGCAGTGGTGAGCTTGTCGGCGTACAACATTAAGCTTGTGTGGCGCGATGGAGAGGACATCATCCTGAGGGTGCCCATCCATGATATTGCTGCTGTCTCATACATCAGAGACGACTCGTTGCACCTTGTGGTGATCAAAACAG CCCAGGAGTCGGGAGGTTCTCCCTGTCCCAGCTCGTGTCCCGATCTCAACAAGTCTCAGACCCTGAGCTCCTTATCAGAGAGTGGAGCTGTGCTTGTGGAAGTCTGCTGTCTGCTTGTGCTGGCTGTTGATAACAAG gCCGCAGCAGAGGAATTGTGTCTTTTGCTCAACCAGGTCTTCCAGATCGTTTACACAGAATCAACCATCGACTTCTTGGACCGAGCCATATTTGATGGAGCAACCACCCCGACGAGACACCTCTCTCTGTACAGCG ATGACTCTTCAAGTAAAGTCGATGTTAAAGAGGCCTTTGAAGCAGAAGGCAGCACATT TCCTTTCCAGGTCCCGGCGGAGGCAGATGGAAACTCGCCCACAACGTCCACCCCGGCATCACCTCAGACGAAGACAGCGAGTGAAGGAGAGCTCAGCAccactgctgcagagctgctgcaggactaCATGACCACA CTGCGGACAAAACTCTCATCGCAGGAGATCCAGCAATTTGCCACACTGCTGCATGAATACCGCAATGGTGCATCCATTCATGAGTTCTGCATAAACCTTCGACAACTCTACGGGGACAGCAGAAAGTTCCTCCTACTTG GCCTGCGTCCCTTCATACCAGAGAAAGACAGCCAGCACTTTGAGAACTTCCTTGAAACCATTGGTGTCAAAGACGGCCGAGGAATCATCACAGACAGCTTTGGCCGCTATCGGCGCACGGTAAGCTCCGCCTCCGATTCCACCACCAATGGCAACGGAGCAGTGGGAGGAAGCGGGGACAGCGTGGCCTCGGACGAGGGCCAGGAGGCCTCCGAGGGCGATGAATGGGACCGCATGATCACCGACATCAGTAATGACATTGAAGCCCTCGGCTGCAGTATGGACCAAGAGGGAGTGACTCCCTGA